The following DNA comes from Mesorhizobium sp. B2-1-8.
CAACAATGCCAGCGCCATCCAACTCACCGGCACGCTGGAAACCGACATGAAGCGCTACGACCTGATGCATCAGATCAACACGCGCGGCACCTTCCTCGTTTCCAAAATGTGCATCCCGCACCTGAAGTTGGCTAAAAACCCTCACATCCTGAATCTGGCGCCGCCGCTCGACATGAAGGCCAAATGGTTCAAGAACCACGTCGCCTACACCATGGCCAAGTTCGGCATGTCGATGTGCACGCTCGGCATGAGCGCGGAATTCGCTGGGGACGGCATCGCCGTCAATTCGCTGTGGCCGATCTCGACCATCGACACGGCGGCGGTGCGCAATCTCCTGGGTGGGGCGACGGTGGCGGCGATGAGCCGGTCGCCCGAGATCATGGCCGATGCCGCGCATGCGATCTTCATGCGGCCGTCGCGTGAGGCGACAGGGAATTTCTACATCGACGAGGAGGTGCTGCGCGCCGAAGGCGTCAGCGATTTCTCTATCTCTGCGCCTGACGCGACGGGACCGTTGGCGGGAGATTTCTTTGTGCCCGACGAGGTGTTTGCCAATTCCGACACGAACGTCAAAAGCATCTATTAGCGGACGTCACCCCCGAAGCAAAAAACCCCGCCGGAGAGGGCCGGCGGGGCTCAATGCGTCCCGCTGGAGTCGGGACGGGGCAGGGAACGCCCAGACAGGAATCTGGGGTGCGAAGCCTGTCGATTCAATGAGCCGGCCCTTGGGCTGTACGAATCTTATTGGCCCAGGCCGTACTGTCCGTAGTCCATCCCACCCCGGTTGACCGGGATGGGACCTTGTTGCCGACCTGATTCCAGAAATCACTGTAAGTCGCTGGAAACGCGGGTCAGTCGTTGCTCGCCACCGGCGCCACCAGCGAGGTGATGCGACGGATGGCGACACGCCGGTTCTCGCGGTTGGGCGCCGAGGTGTCGACCTTCAGGTACTCCTCGCCATAGCCCTGTGTCGTCAGGTTCTCCGGAGGGATGCCGAAGGCATTGGTCAGCGCCTCCGCAACCGCTTCGGCACGGCGGTCCGACAAAGCAAGGTTCGCCTCCGGAGTGCCGACGGCGTCTGTATGGCCCTCGATCAGGAAGGTCTCCGCCGGGTTCTTCTTCAACAGCTTCTCCATGGCGTCGGCGACACCCTGGAGCTTCTGCACCTCGGTGTCGGAGATCGAAGAGGAGCCGAATTCGAAGTTCAGCGTGTCGAGGTCGATGCGCCGTGCAATGTCACGCACGCGGGCCGAACGTTTGACCTCGTTGATCGAATAGAGGCGCTGCACCTTCTCCACCGGCGGCTGTTCGAGGAAGGTATAGTAGTCGTCGGGGCTTTCGACATTCTCGGAATCGAGGATGTAATCACGGCGCGGAATGGTCAGCCGCATCGGCGGCAGGTCATCGCCGGGATCGCGCCAGTCATTTTCGTCCTGGTAGCTGCGCTCGTCGACATAGCTCAGCACATATTCGCGACCGTCGGGCGCGATGCGCGACCGCTGCAGGATGTCGCCGTAGCGGTTGCGGATGGTGACGATCCGGAAGCCATTGTCGCGCTCGACCGTCTCGCGTGTGCGGCCCTGCGGCAGGTCCTCGTAGTAGACATCCTTGGCGCCGCGGGTCAGGCGCGGGCGGTCATTGCTCTGGACGAACGTCTGATCGTTGAGCTGGATGATGACGCGGTCGCCGATCTCCTTGAGCACGTCGACGCCCTTTGGCCGGCGGCGGTCACGGATATTCTCGTCAGGCGCGCGCTCGAGCCGCTTGCCCTTCTCCTCCGTCACAGGAACGATCTTTTCGGGCTTGATCGCCTCCTGGGCGGCCCTATCGTCGGTTGGAGGCGGACCCTGATCCACCGGCGCCACTACCGGCTTGCGGCCCTGGTCACCGCCCTGCTGGGCATTCTGCCCACCATTTTGCTGCCCACCATTCTGCTCTTCACTATTCTGGTTGGCGGGGGTCCGGCCGCCCTGGGCATTCTCACCGCGACCCTTGCGCCTGGCATCCTTCTGGCTGTCGAGGATGGGTGCGGCGTTCTTGTCGGCGGGTGCTTCGCCCTGAACCGGGTTTTCGCCCTGGACAGGCGCGGCTTTCCCATTGGTAGCGGGCTGCTGTCCGGTCGCCGGCTGTTCGCCGGTGGCGGGCTGTCTGCCGGTCTGCGGCTGTTCGCCGTTAGCGGGCTGCTCACCGGTCGTAGGCTGTTCGCCAGCCGGTTTCCTGCCGTGCTTCTTCGTCTTATCCTGCTCGCCCTGGGCGGGAGGCTGCTCGCCGGCCGGGGCCGGTTCAACCTTCGGCGTCGCTTCGCCGGCAGGAGCCTGCTTCGGCGTCGGGGTGGTCTCCGGCACGGCGGCAGGCGCCTCTTTCTGCTGATCCTGCTTGGGTTTCCTGCCGGGCTTGCTCGGCTGGTTGTCATTGGCAGGAGCCGCCTCGCCGGCCGGGGCCTGCCCGGTCTGCTGCTGCTGGTCGCGTTTCTTCTTGCGCGGCTGCTGCTCGCCGGTGGCGGGCGCGGCCTCGGCGGCCGGGGCCTGCTCGGTCTGCTGCTGCTGCTGGTCACGCTTCTTCTTGCGCGGCTGCTGCTGGTCCGTGGCGGGTGCGGCCTCGGCGGCCGGAGCCTGCTGGGTCTGCTGCTGCTGGTCGCGTTTCTTCCTGCGCGGCTGCTGCTCGTCCGTGGCGGGCGCGGCCTCGGCGGCCGGAGCCTGCTGGGTCTGCTGCTGCTGGTCGCGCTTCTTCCTGCGAGGCTGTTGTTCCTCGACCGCAGGGGCCGGCTGCTGGGCGGCCGGGGCGGACTCCGTCTGCTGTTGCTGGTCGCGCTTCTTCTTGCGCGGCTGTTGGTCCTCGGTTGCGGGAGCGGCCTGCGCCGCCGGTGCCTGGTCGGTCTGCTGCTGCTCACGCTTCTTGCGCTGGGGCTTCTGCTCGCCCTGCTTCTGTGCGCAGGCTTCGGCTGATTCGCCCTCGGCGCAGGCCGCCTGGGCCAGGATCAAAGGCACAGCGCCGCGTTGCATGGGGCCGAACGCGGCTGTCCCCTGAAGCGGGGACGCGCCTAACGGCGCGGATGCCATCAACAGGCCAAGGGCTGTGCCTGCCAGAATCCGTGGTTGGCGTTTCATCGAAATTCTCCTTGTGGGGTCCCATCCTTGCCGAAACCGCTTTTTACGAAATTGGTTCCAGCGGCCCATCGTTAGGGGCCGTACGGGGCTATTGGCCGGCCTTTTGAAGGCAAATTCGTGTCATTCGGCCGAGTTATCGCGCCATTCTGGCTGTCGCCACGCTTGACCTTGGCGGCGGCTGGGGCCACATGCCGGAAATGGAAACGCCGTTCTGGAAAACCAAGACGCTGGAAGCGATGACCCTCACGGAGTGGGAATCGCTCTGCGACGGCTGCGGCAAGTGCTGCCTGTCGAAGCTCGAGGACGAGGACACCGGTGAAATCTACTGGACCAGTGTCGGCTGCCGGCTGTTCGACGCCGAGAGCTGCCGCTGTGCCGACTATGCCAACCGGCTGGCGCGCGTTCCCGATTGCGTCGGCCTGACGCCGCAGAATGTGCGCACGATCAGCTGGCTGCCCAGCACCTGCGCCTACCGGCTGGTGGCCGAGGGCCGCGACCTTTACTGGTGGCACCGGTTGATCTCGGGCAGCGCGGAGACCGTGCACGAGGCCGGCATCTCGATGCGCGGCCGGGTCAAGGCGAGCGAGACCGAGCTGGCCGAGCCGGAAGACTATTTTGACTATATGCTCGACGACGAGCCTTGACCCGCGCGGATGTCGAGAACCCGGCGAGGGGGCAGGGCGTTTGGCGCGAATATCGTTCAATGCGGCAAGGGATTTGGGCCGGCAAGGGATTTGGGCCGGCAAGGGATTTGCAAACGGCCAGCGCCTCGCCCGCCGGCGCCACATGAACTGCAGATGAACGGCGAGTTCGTAAATAGTTCAGACAGGCCAGTGCATTCTCCCTCCATCGATTTCACGAGGACGGGCGCAAGCCCGCAACAAGGAGAGAGAACCATGTACACCACCATCAAGACGGCAGCGCTTTCTGCTCTGGTCGGCCTCGGCACGCTGGCGGCCATTCCCGCCCATGCCGACAGCCTCTATCTTGGTTTCGGCAACAACAACGATCCGCGCTTCGGCGTCTATGCCGGCGACGACGGCTATCGCCACCGCCGGGATGAGCGCCGCGACGACTGGCGCCGCGGCTGCTCGCCGGACCGCGCCCTCGACAAGGCCGAGCGCATGGGGCTGCACCGTGCCCGCATCGTCGATGCCAATCGCCGCGTGGTCAAGGTGATGGGCCGTCAGTACGGCGACCGTGTCGTCATCGTGTTCGCCAACGAGCGTGGTTGCCCGATCATCAACCGCTGAACGGGCGCAGCTCGAAAGAACCCCGCGGGAGCGATCCCGCGGGGTTCTTTCATGGGTGCCAACGGGGGACCCATGGCCGGCGGGGACCGGCCATCGCCTCGACCGATTACTTGAGTTCGAAGGTAACGGTGACCTGGACATTGTAGGCGTTCTCGCCGGCCTGCACAGGTGCCGCCCCGGCGGCGGCGTCGAAGGCCTTGGCGTTGATCGGCATTGGCGCCGGCCTGATGTTCTGGTCCGTGATCTCGAGCACCCGGCCGAGGCTGACCCCGGCCGCCTCGGCCAGCGTCCTGGCCTTGGCCATGGCGTCGGCGACAGCTTTCTTGCGCGCCTCGCTGACGGTGGCCGCCGGATTGTCATTGGTGAAGGCGATGCCGCCGCCCTGGTTGACGCCGAGCGACACCGCCTTGTCGAGGATCTCGCCTGTCTTGTCGACATCGCGTACCCGCACCGAGAGCGTGTTGGTCACCTGATAGGCGACGAGTTCGGCGTCCTGACTGCCGTCCGGCTTGTTGGTGTAGTTGTAGCGAGGGTTGATCTGGATGCCTGCGGTCTGCAGGTCGCGATCCTTGATGCCGGCTGCTTTCATCGCGGCGATCACGGCGGCCATGGCGTCATTGTTGGCATCGAGTGCGGCGCGCGCCGTCTTGGCTTCACGCATGACGCTGAGCGTCAGGACCGCCAGATCGGGGGCGACGGTTGCTTCGCCCTCGCCGGACACGATAATGCGAGGCGGCGTCGGCAGATCGGTGGCTCCAGCCATCGCCGGAAAAGCGATTGCAGCGGCGAGCGCGAGGGGCAAAAGATGTCTGGTCATGAAAAATCTCCTTGGTCTGCGACCAGGTCGCAGGGGTCGCGTAGAGCGCGATTATGGGGTGATTTGGGCGATCTGCGAAACCCCGCAGGTAAAGCCTTGTGCCGCGATGCGAAAAACATTAATCCAGCCCGCGTGGGGCCTGTAGCTCAATGGTTAGAGCCGGCGGCTCATAACCGCTTGGTTGGGGGTTCGAGTCCCTCCGGGCCCACCAATACTTTAACTTATTGATTTTATTATATTTTATGGCCATGCTAACCTCGGTGTTTTGGACTCGAACCCTCAGATATTCGAGCAACGAACGATATGAGAATATTTGGCCGTGGCCGGCTTGAAACAGATGGTGGCCGCTGGACGCCATCTTGCCGGGGCAGCACTCCCTAAGTTGGCAACGTGAACTCACCGGCGAGGTTAACGGCACGGCCTTCGCGGGCCGATCTCTGAGCGGCGAGGCCCATGACGACGGCCCACCAGCCGTCGTGCAGGCTCACCTCCACATTGCCTTGTCCGCGCACCGCCGCGAGGAAGCGGGCGTGTTCGAAATAGGTCGAGCCGTTGTGATCGCCGGCCGCAAGCAGCCGCGGGTCGACCGGAAACTCCAGCAGGCGCGGTCCCGGCGGATTGCGCGGGCTGATGATGAGCTCCGGCACGGGGTTGGCGCCCAGATGCTGTGGCCAGAAGCGCCCGGGTCCCGGCACCCGACATTCGATCTTTCCGTTGCCGCCGACGGCGCAGAGCTCCTCCTGGTAGCGGCTGCCCTCGGCGAACATGCAGAGTTCCAGCATGGCGCGCGCGCCGCCGGCGAAATCGATCAGCACATAGCCGTGGTCGAGAATATCCGGCGTCTCGCCGCTATAGCGTTCGTCGAGATGGTTGACCGCCTGTCCCGCGCTCGCCATCACGCGGACGGGATCTGATTTGAGAATCAGCCGCATCAGATCGAAGAAGTGGCAGCACTTCTCGACGAAGGTGCCGCCGGTGTTGCGGTTGAAGCGGTTCCAGTCGCCGACCTTGGCCAGAAAGGGAAAGCGGTGCTCGCGAATGGTCAGCATGCGGGTGCCCCCTGTGACATCGCCAGCGTGTTCGATGAAATTGGCGACGGAGGGCATATAGCGGTATTCCATCGCTACCCAGACGAGAGGAAGCCGGGCTGTCAGCGCCGCGATCCGTCTTTCATCGGCGGCGTCGGTGAACAGCGGCTTTTCCACCAGCACAGGCACTGGCCGCAGCGCTGCGATCTCCTCCAACTGGGCGAGATGACGGTGGTTGGGGCTGGCGATCAGAACACAGTCGACCGTGTCCATTGCCAGCAATTCGGCGGCCGACGCCGCCGGGCATGCATCCGGCGCCAGGGCGAGCGCGGCCGCCATCATGGCTGGGTCCGGCTCGAAGATCGCGGCGACATGCGCGTCAGGCAGCAGCGCGATGTTACGGATATGCTCCTGGCCCATCATGCCGCAGCCGATAATGCCGTAGCCGATCGATGATGTGGTCACGCTGCGTCTTCCTTCCAATGCTTATTTGAAACGGGTCACGTAGCGCGCCACGTCGGGATCGAACCAACTGCGGGAATACTCCACGCTGGCTCCGTCTCCATCCCAGGCGACACGTTCGATGAAGCCGACGACCGTCCCCGGCGGCGGCCTGAAATCGGCGGGCGCCCAGTCGGGTGCCGGCGCGACGGAGACGAGATCCTCGGCGCGGACGATCGAAAAACCGAGCGCCAGCCGGTAATGGAGATAGAGCGATTCCGATAGCTCCTCGCGCTTGAGCCGCTCGGCGCGGCCGGCGTCGAGCCAGATCTCCTCTGCCGCCGCCGGCTCGCCGTCGAGCCGCCGCAGCCGGCGGATGCGATGGGCTTCCTGTGCGTTGCCGAACTCCGGCAGGCCGGCGGGTTTGGGCAGCCGTTCGACCGACAGCACCTCGGCGGTCGGCAGCCCGCCACCGCCGATGCGCTCCAGCCGGAAGAAGGCGTAGACCCCGAGCAGGTCGCCGCGCGCCCGCACGTAGTTACCTGAACCCTGTATGCGATCGAGCAGCCCTTTGTCGGTGAGGTCGGCAAGCGCGCGCCGCAACGTGCCGACTGCTATCCCAAGGCTGGCGGCCATCTCACGCTCGGGCGGAAGCCGCGCCCCGTCAGCCAGCCGTCCGACCGCGATTTCGCGGATCAGCATCTCGCTGATCTGAAGGTGCACGGGCAAGGGACCGCGCATCTGGCTCGATCGGTGGCCGGGCTCGGCCCGTGTCAGCGGCATTTCCGCTTTCTCCAATCCGCCTTCTTGGCTGCATCGAAAATTGATACAGTATTGATCTACATCAAAACGGATGCTACGCAAGCCTTATTCCGCCGCCAAGGCCAACGCGCTTCCCGAAGGACCGGCATGACCATCGTCCCCATCACCTCGCCGGATCTCGACTCGGCCGAAGTCTCATGGTTCGCCGCGCTGTGCTCGGACGACTAC
Coding sequences within:
- a CDS encoding SDR family oxidoreductase — protein: MSLKGKTLFISGGSRGIGLAIALRAARDGANVTIAAKTAEPHPKLPGTIYSAAQEIEQAGGKALPVLCDIREEAQVAEAVARTVERFGGIDICVNNASAIQLTGTLETDMKRYDLMHQINTRGTFLVSKMCIPHLKLAKNPHILNLAPPLDMKAKWFKNHVAYTMAKFGMSMCTLGMSAEFAGDGIAVNSLWPISTIDTAAVRNLLGGATVAAMSRSPEIMADAAHAIFMRPSREATGNFYIDEEVLRAEGVSDFSISAPDATGPLAGDFFVPDEVFANSDTNVKSIY
- a CDS encoding OmpA family protein, whose amino-acid sequence is MKRQPRILAGTALGLLMASAPLGASPLQGTAAFGPMQRGAVPLILAQAACAEGESAEACAQKQGEQKPQRKKREQQQTDQAPAAQAAPATEDQQPRKKKRDQQQQTESAPAAQQPAPAVEEQQPRRKKRDQQQQTQQAPAAEAAPATDEQQPRRKKRDQQQQTQQAPAAEAAPATDQQQPRKKKRDQQQQQTEQAPAAEAAPATGEQQPRKKKRDQQQQTGQAPAGEAAPANDNQPSKPGRKPKQDQQKEAPAAVPETTPTPKQAPAGEATPKVEPAPAGEQPPAQGEQDKTKKHGRKPAGEQPTTGEQPANGEQPQTGRQPATGEQPATGQQPATNGKAAPVQGENPVQGEAPADKNAAPILDSQKDARRKGRGENAQGGRTPANQNSEEQNGGQQNGGQNAQQGGDQGRKPVVAPVDQGPPPTDDRAAQEAIKPEKIVPVTEEKGKRLERAPDENIRDRRRPKGVDVLKEIGDRVIIQLNDQTFVQSNDRPRLTRGAKDVYYEDLPQGRTRETVERDNGFRIVTIRNRYGDILQRSRIAPDGREYVLSYVDERSYQDENDWRDPGDDLPPMRLTIPRRDYILDSENVESPDDYYTFLEQPPVEKVQRLYSINEVKRSARVRDIARRIDLDTLNFEFGSSSISDTEVQKLQGVADAMEKLLKKNPAETFLIEGHTDAVGTPEANLALSDRRAEAVAEALTNAFGIPPENLTTQGYGEEYLKVDTSAPNRENRRVAIRRITSLVAPVASND
- a CDS encoding Gfo/Idh/MocA family protein, which encodes MMGQEHIRNIALLPDAHVAAIFEPDPAMMAAALALAPDACPAASAAELLAMDTVDCVLIASPNHRHLAQLEEIAALRPVPVLVEKPLFTDAADERRIAALTARLPLVWVAMEYRYMPSVANFIEHAGDVTGGTRMLTIREHRFPFLAKVGDWNRFNRNTGGTFVEKCCHFFDLMRLILKSDPVRVMASAGQAVNHLDERYSGETPDILDHGYVLIDFAGGARAMLELCMFAEGSRYQEELCAVGGNGKIECRVPGPGRFWPQHLGANPVPELIISPRNPPGPRLLEFPVDPRLLAAGDHNGSTYFEHARFLAAVRGQGNVEVSLHDGWWAVVMGLAAQRSAREGRAVNLAGEFTLPT
- a CDS encoding SIMPL domain-containing protein; protein product: MTRHLLPLALAAAIAFPAMAGATDLPTPPRIIVSGEGEATVAPDLAVLTLSVMREAKTARAALDANNDAMAAVIAAMKAAGIKDRDLQTAGIQINPRYNYTNKPDGSQDAELVAYQVTNTLSVRVRDVDKTGEILDKAVSLGVNQGGGIAFTNDNPAATVSEARKKAVADAMAKARTLAEAAGVSLGRVLEITDQNIRPAPMPINAKAFDAAAGAAPVQAGENAYNVQVTVTFELK
- a CDS encoding YcgN family cysteine cluster protein; this encodes METPFWKTKTLEAMTLTEWESLCDGCGKCCLSKLEDEDTGEIYWTSVGCRLFDAESCRCADYANRLARVPDCVGLTPQNVRTISWLPSTCAYRLVAEGRDLYWWHRLISGSAETVHEAGISMRGRVKASETELAEPEDYFDYMLDDEP
- a CDS encoding GntR family transcriptional regulator, translated to MPLTRAEPGHRSSQMRGPLPVHLQISEMLIREIAVGRLADGARLPPEREMAASLGIAVGTLRRALADLTDKGLLDRIQGSGNYVRARGDLLGVYAFFRLERIGGGGLPTAEVLSVERLPKPAGLPEFGNAQEAHRIRRLRRLDGEPAAAEEIWLDAGRAERLKREELSESLYLHYRLALGFSIVRAEDLVSVAPAPDWAPADFRPPPGTVVGFIERVAWDGDGASVEYSRSWFDPDVARYVTRFK